In Acinetobacter sp. TGL-Y2, a genomic segment contains:
- a CDS encoding bifunctional 2',3'-cyclic-nucleotide 2'-phosphodiesterase/3'-nucleotidase, translating to MQKTKIALVVSCLMGMTVLQGCNDDDDNDHDTPPPAATTLKGAQATVALLETSDLHSNILSYDYFKLAEDKSIGLERTASLIAHARKQFTNNILLDNGDTIQGSALADFQATVNPIQCNQTLAIYKIMNLLKFDGSGIGNHEFNYGLPFLNQVTNHKFDVDGVNSPASQPNCSGPQFPQVLANVYSAKTKQPLFKPYKIIDKQITATTPDGKMVTSTIKIGIIGFTPPQILNWDKRWLEGKVYTVGAKEAAEQYIPKMKAEGADIVVVISHGGLDNREYSPSMENGSYHLSKVKDVDAMLIGHSHDTFPNKDSTSAQFNIAGVDKVKGTVNGIPTVMSSFWGKVLGVIQLNVTYDGKKWVVDKTKTVVEARSTQNADKSFIEVDPSIAKAIETEHQDTIKYVKTPIGATDFNMSSYFADVGDPTAIEIVNQAQTAYVTHYVKANLPQYAQLPILSVSAPFKSGFAGGADYTDVNAGNVAINNAADLYLFPNTVYAVKVAGSDLKNWLETAAKRFNQIDPNKTTAQNLISTFPGYNFDMFTSADLSYEIDVTQAVNNRIKNLKYKGTAINPTQEFIVATNNYRASGGGNFPGLDGTKTIYAAPDANRDALISYIKNIKNMTRVNNGSHRSWTFSPVTTAGAVIFTSAQNKLAHAQAAGLNNISLYQADDGSGKGLAIYKIDLAKAN from the coding sequence ATGCAAAAAACAAAAATCGCGTTAGTGGTAAGCTGTTTGATGGGTATGACTGTATTACAAGGATGTAATGATGATGACGATAATGATCACGATACACCACCACCTGCTGCGACAACCCTAAAGGGGGCTCAGGCGACAGTTGCCTTGCTTGAAACAAGCGATTTACACAGCAATATTTTAAGTTACGATTATTTTAAGCTTGCAGAAGACAAGTCGATTGGTTTAGAGCGAACAGCCAGTTTGATTGCACACGCTCGCAAGCAATTTACCAACAATATCTTGCTCGACAATGGCGATACCATTCAAGGCTCTGCTTTGGCAGATTTTCAAGCGACGGTCAATCCAATCCAATGTAATCAGACTTTAGCTATTTATAAAATCATGAATTTGTTGAAATTTGACGGTAGTGGGATTGGTAATCACGAATTTAATTATGGTTTGCCTTTTTTAAATCAAGTCACCAATCACAAATTTGACGTCGATGGTGTGAACAGTCCTGCATCTCAACCGAACTGTTCTGGACCTCAATTTCCTCAAGTGTTAGCCAATGTTTATAGTGCTAAAACCAAGCAACCGCTTTTTAAGCCATATAAAATTATCGATAAACAAATTACTGCAACCACACCTGATGGCAAGATGGTGACCTCCACCATTAAAATCGGCATTATTGGTTTTACCCCGCCACAAATTTTAAATTGGGATAAGCGTTGGTTGGAAGGCAAAGTCTATACTGTGGGTGCCAAAGAAGCTGCTGAACAATATATTCCAAAAATGAAAGCAGAAGGTGCGGATATTGTGGTGGTGATTTCTCATGGTGGTTTAGACAACCGTGAGTATTCTCCTAGCATGGAAAATGGCAGTTATCATTTGTCTAAAGTCAAAGATGTCGATGCCATGCTGATCGGTCATTCGCATGACACTTTTCCCAATAAAGACAGTACTTCAGCTCAGTTTAATATAGCTGGGGTGGATAAAGTCAAAGGGACGGTCAATGGGATTCCGACGGTGATGAGTAGTTTTTGGGGTAAAGTATTAGGTGTTATTCAACTTAATGTCACCTATGATGGTAAAAAATGGGTGGTGGATAAAACCAAAACGGTCGTTGAAGCAAGAAGTACACAGAATGCTGATAAAAGTTTTATTGAGGTCGATCCAAGCATTGCCAAAGCCATTGAAACAGAACATCAAGACACCATCAAATATGTTAAAACACCGATTGGTGCAACCGACTTTAATATGAGCAGTTATTTTGCCGATGTCGGTGACCCCACGGCTATTGAAATCGTTAACCAAGCACAAACCGCTTATGTTACTCACTATGTCAAAGCCAATTTACCTCAGTATGCTCAATTACCGATACTCTCAGTAAGTGCACCTTTTAAGAGTGGTTTTGCAGGCGGCGCTGACTATACAGATGTCAACGCAGGGAATGTTGCAATTAACAATGCGGCAGATTTATATCTTTTTCCAAACACTGTGTATGCAGTCAAAGTGGCAGGTTCTGATCTTAAAAATTGGTTAGAAACTGCAGCAAAACGATTTAATCAAATCGACCCCAATAAAACTACAGCACAAAATTTAATTAGTACATTTCCTGGGTATAACTTCGATATGTTTACCAGTGCTGATTTGAGTTATGAAATTGATGTGACTCAAGCGGTGAATAATCGGATTAAAAATCTGAAATATAAGGGTACTGCTATCAACCCGACGCAGGAATTTATTGTGGCGACCAACAACTATCGTGCGAGTGGTGGTGGTAACTTCCCTGGTTTAGATGGAACAAAAACCATTTATGCTGCCCCAGACGCCAATCGTGATGCCTTGATCAGTTATATCAAAAACATTAAGAATATGACACGTGTCAATAATGGCAGTCATCGTAGTTGGACCTTTAGTCCAGTAACGACTGCAGGGGCTGTCATATTTACTTCAGCGCAAAACAAACTTGCGCATGCTCAAGCTGCTGGTCTTAACAATATTTCGCTCTATCAAGCCGATGACGGTTCAGGCAAAGGCTTAGCGATTTATAAAATTGATTTAGCGAAAGCCAATTAA
- a CDS encoding tetratricopeptide repeat protein produces MTTSIRPLYRYMLLILSGACICWMLWHIDRPNSLHPAEIDQLLMQATFAQDLKSLTVLKRAAEAGQVEAQLALAKIYVFKQQSQQAILWLMQAEEQGNHEAATVLGKLYFQGDAKTPQNYRAAKHWFEQAQLQHDPVAAYYLGLIYKNGYGTKIQHKQAVHYFQLAAQDQIPSAMYMLANAYQFGDGVNVDLRQALFWYKAAADLELPEAIQELAQIYRYGNAEIQADTIAYQKHVLEIGHSLKHPALVP; encoded by the coding sequence ATGACTACGAGCATCCGCCCCCTGTATCGCTATATGCTCTTGATATTAAGTGGGGCGTGTATATGCTGGATGCTGTGGCACATTGATCGTCCCAACAGCTTACATCCTGCTGAAATTGACCAGTTGCTCATGCAAGCCACTTTTGCTCAAGATTTGAAATCTTTAACTGTATTAAAACGTGCTGCAGAAGCTGGGCAAGTGGAAGCACAACTGGCTTTGGCTAAAATCTATGTATTTAAGCAACAGTCTCAGCAGGCGATCTTATGGTTAATGCAAGCAGAAGAGCAGGGTAACCATGAAGCGGCAACAGTCCTAGGAAAGCTATATTTTCAAGGCGATGCAAAAACACCGCAAAATTATCGCGCTGCCAAGCATTGGTTTGAGCAAGCACAGCTACAGCATGATCCTGTCGCAGCCTATTATTTGGGTTTGATCTATAAAAATGGCTATGGAACAAAAATTCAACATAAACAGGCCGTGCATTATTTTCAACTGGCGGCGCAGGATCAGATTCCAAGTGCTATGTATATGTTAGCCAACGCTTATCAATTTGGAGATGGTGTGAACGTTGATTTAAGGCAGGCCTTGTTTTGGTATAAAGCAGCAGCAGACCTTGAGCTGCCAGAGGCAATTCAAGAGCTTGCGCAAATTTACCGATACGGCAATGCAGAGATTCAAGCAGATACAATCGCCTATCAAAAACACGTCTTGGAAATAGGACATTCTCTTAAACATCCTGCGTTGGTACCTTAA
- a CDS encoding alpha/beta fold hydrolase, with product MPRYTMQDGEQLYVREIGQGQPVLVLSGLGMQSWQWLPFIATHLKTFKFMIPDWRGFGGSGQCAIPAIDAISSHWQDIECLIKQLDLNDFILMGYSMGATTAMHGMQYGDLGRKLKAYLHIDQTPKIITDDTWAYGLLGAKHPEFKVLMQQLAKFLHDHQNYTQLRDLNPNQRNQLVALWLAFLSLQSNPPLTTKILKFALNQPSLQQRLLPIQRLDYMRWYIDNYLYHHEDYREALSNLDCPATFFIGAQSTLYPAQGQIQIAESVANSNHVLFKRSGHAPLMTEPFKFSGELSNFLKRSSYRFQ from the coding sequence ATGCCGCGATACACCATGCAGGACGGCGAACAGCTTTATGTTCGTGAAATCGGTCAAGGTCAACCCGTACTTGTGCTCTCAGGCCTTGGCATGCAAAGTTGGCAATGGCTCCCCTTTATCGCGACGCATTTAAAAACATTCAAATTCATGATTCCAGACTGGCGTGGTTTTGGCGGATCTGGTCAATGTGCTATTCCTGCAATTGACGCCATTTCAAGCCATTGGCAAGATATTGAATGTTTAATCAAGCAGCTTGATTTGAATGATTTTATTTTAATGGGCTATTCCATGGGCGCAACCACCGCCATGCATGGTATGCAATATGGGGATTTAGGCAGAAAACTCAAAGCTTATCTGCATATTGACCAAACGCCCAAAATTATAACTGATGATACTTGGGCATATGGCTTGTTGGGTGCAAAACATCCTGAGTTTAAAGTGCTGATGCAGCAATTGGCAAAATTTCTACATGATCATCAAAACTACACACAACTTCGTGACTTAAACCCAAATCAGAGAAATCAATTGGTAGCGCTTTGGCTGGCTTTTCTTAGCTTACAGTCGAATCCTCCTCTCACCACAAAAATACTCAAATTCGCTTTGAATCAGCCGAGCTTGCAACAGCGTCTATTGCCTATTCAGCGCTTAGACTATATGCGCTGGTACATCGACAATTATTTGTATCATCATGAGGATTACCGTGAAGCTTTGTCTAATCTTGACTGTCCTGCGACTTTCTTTATTGGTGCGCAGTCCACACTCTATCCAGCGCAAGGACAAATCCAAATTGCGGAGTCTGTAGCAAATTCAAATCATGTGTTATTTAAGCGCTCAGGTCACGCGCCTTTAATGACTGAACCCTTTAAATTTAGTGGTGAACTGTCCAATTTTTTAAAACGTAGCAGTTACCGATTTCAATAA
- a CDS encoding DUF4349 domain-containing protein, with protein MNHKLLAAFLCAVVLSGCSKKQDESSAEASADSAVVAADSAQTEAVAVSAEHEPNATPVTSQKPDVILNTEVNAAEATRRMVREASVTFTAQDVVKTTLAVEKITLEAGGFIEQKNIDFNVVDSRSQKIADGKVKVFEKVDPLAAMVIRVPSERAAGVVNQLLPLMYFLNQQQYSAKRYELRMLEEKISQTQHVPSDTRNAQLSEISRLTRMEVQDRVRYSTITLAISQPTLVRERIDVDVDAVARLNGDSFWKRAWNGIQYGWHFVLDLLVLLITIWPLYLLAIGAYLLYRLCKPWINKVR; from the coding sequence ATGAATCATAAACTTTTAGCGGCCTTTCTGTGTGCCGTTGTTTTATCCGGTTGTTCAAAAAAACAAGATGAATCTTCGGCCGAAGCCAGTGCAGATAGCGCTGTCGTTGCAGCAGATTCAGCCCAGACTGAAGCGGTTGCTGTATCTGCCGAGCATGAACCGAATGCAACCCCTGTGACCTCGCAGAAGCCTGATGTGATTTTAAACACTGAGGTCAATGCTGCTGAAGCGACACGTCGTATGGTACGTGAGGCAAGTGTTACATTTACTGCGCAGGATGTGGTCAAAACCACATTGGCGGTCGAAAAAATTACGCTTGAAGCGGGTGGTTTTATTGAGCAGAAAAACATTGATTTTAATGTTGTAGATTCGCGTTCACAAAAAATAGCCGATGGTAAAGTGAAAGTTTTTGAAAAAGTTGATCCACTGGCAGCCATGGTGATTCGAGTACCGAGTGAGCGCGCAGCAGGGGTGGTGAATCAGTTATTGCCACTGATGTACTTTTTGAATCAGCAGCAATATTCAGCCAAACGTTATGAATTACGCATGCTTGAGGAAAAGATTTCTCAAACCCAACATGTGCCGAGTGATACGCGTAATGCACAGCTCAGTGAAATTTCACGTTTGACGCGTATGGAAGTTCAAGATCGTGTGCGTTATAGCACCATTACCTTAGCCATTAGCCAACCGACCTTGGTTCGTGAACGAATCGATGTGGATGTCGATGCAGTGGCACGTCTAAATGGAGACAGTTTCTGGAAACGCGCTTGGAATGGTATTCAATATGGCTGGCATTTTGTCCTTGATTTATTGGTATTACTCATCACCATTTGGCCACTTTATCTATTAGCTATAGGGGCTTACTTACTGTATCGCCTGTGCAAACCATGGATCAATAAGGTTAGATAA
- a CDS encoding PadR family transcriptional regulator: protein MSLSHVLLTSLIEKPSSGFELARRFDRSMGFFWNATHQQIYRELAAMQKKGWISPLENENDIRRKKTYQVEQMGRAELADWMVKQSPPAQLREELMVRLRAEAQLGGNGVLPELKRHLQIHQNNLKTYQVIYDKDFKHSDDSDRTLYIHKMVLQLGIELEMGWINWLERVIPQLKKFE from the coding sequence ATGTCACTTTCGCATGTGCTATTGACCAGTTTAATTGAAAAACCAAGCTCTGGGTTTGAGTTGGCACGTCGCTTTGATCGCTCAATGGGATTTTTTTGGAATGCAACCCATCAACAAATTTACCGTGAACTCGCTGCAATGCAAAAAAAAGGTTGGATTTCACCGCTTGAAAATGAAAATGATATTCGGCGTAAAAAAACCTATCAGGTCGAGCAAATGGGTCGTGCCGAACTTGCTGACTGGATGGTTAAACAAAGTCCGCCTGCACAGTTACGTGAAGAACTGATGGTTCGTTTGCGGGCTGAAGCGCAACTTGGTGGAAATGGCGTTCTTCCAGAGCTGAAGCGCCATTTACAAATACATCAAAACAATTTAAAAACCTATCAAGTCATCTATGATAAAGACTTTAAACATTCAGATGATTCAGACCGTACCTTATATATTCATAAAATGGTGTTACAGCTGGGTATAGAATTAGAAATGGGCTGGATTAATTGGTTAGAACGTGTGATTCCACAGCTTAAAAAATTTGAATAA
- a CDS encoding NADPH-dependent 2,4-dienoyl-CoA reductase, giving the protein MSNYPHLLEALDLGFTTLKNRVLMGSMHVGLEEVEGGYERMAAFYAERAKGQVGLIVTGGISPNDAGVTFAGGSKLDNIEEANKHKVITQAVHDAGGKIAMQILHTGRYSYQAENVAPSAIQAPINPTKPHALTSAEVNQTIADFAQCAKLAQHAGYDGVEIMGSEGYLINEFIAARTNHRDDEWGGNYENRIRLPIEIVRRTREEVGENFIIIYRLSMLDLVEGGSTLDEVIYLAKKIEQAGATIINTGIGWHEARIPTIATKVPRAAFTWVTEKLKGHVSIPLITSNRINTPEMAEHVLASGHADMISMARPLLADAFFVEKAEQGKSDEINTCIGCNQACLDHIFSMRIATCLVNPRACYETELIFKETQSVKNIAVVGAGPAGLSFATYAADRGHKVTLFEAANQIGGQFNIAKTIPGKEEFYETLRYFKRKIELQPNITLKLNHLVNIGELNQAEFDEVVVASGVTPRQLDIEGIDHPKVLSYLDVLRDRLPVGQRVAIIGAGGIGFDTAEYLSHTGESASLNTHKFYDEWGIDTSYAHVGGVKEPVLEQSEREIYLLQRKANSVGAGLGKTTGWIHRTGLKHRNVNMIPGASYEKIDDQGLHILLDGQPKLLEVDHVVICAGQEPFTAMYEQLQSMGKTVHLIGGALEAGELDAKRAIRQGAELAAKI; this is encoded by the coding sequence ATGTCAAATTATCCACACTTACTTGAAGCCCTAGATTTAGGATTTACCACACTCAAAAACCGGGTTTTGATGGGATCTATGCATGTGGGGCTTGAAGAAGTTGAAGGTGGTTATGAACGAATGGCAGCCTTTTATGCTGAACGTGCCAAAGGTCAGGTGGGGCTGATTGTGACAGGCGGGATTTCCCCGAATGATGCAGGCGTGACTTTCGCAGGTGGTTCAAAACTAGACAATATTGAAGAAGCCAATAAACACAAAGTGATTACGCAAGCGGTGCATGATGCAGGTGGTAAAATTGCTATGCAGATATTGCATACAGGTCGCTATTCATATCAAGCGGAAAATGTCGCGCCGTCAGCGATTCAAGCACCGATTAATCCGACCAAACCACATGCATTGACTTCTGCAGAAGTGAATCAGACCATTGCAGACTTTGCCCAATGTGCAAAATTGGCACAGCATGCAGGCTACGATGGCGTTGAAATCATGGGCTCAGAAGGGTATTTGATTAATGAGTTCATTGCTGCGCGCACTAATCATCGTGATGATGAATGGGGCGGAAATTACGAAAACAGAATTCGTTTACCCATTGAAATTGTTCGTCGTACCCGAGAAGAAGTCGGTGAAAACTTTATTATTATCTATCGTTTATCCATGCTTGATTTGGTTGAAGGTGGCTCAACACTCGATGAAGTCATTTACTTGGCCAAAAAAATTGAGCAAGCCGGTGCCACCATTATCAACACAGGTATTGGTTGGCATGAAGCACGTATTCCGACCATTGCCACCAAAGTGCCTCGTGCAGCATTTACTTGGGTAACTGAAAAACTTAAAGGTCATGTGTCTATTCCGCTGATTACTTCAAACCGCATCAATACACCAGAGATGGCGGAGCATGTCTTGGCTTCGGGTCATGCAGATATGATTTCAATGGCACGTCCTTTACTTGCAGATGCATTTTTTGTAGAAAAGGCAGAGCAAGGTAAAAGTGATGAAATCAATACCTGTATTGGTTGTAACCAAGCCTGTTTAGACCATATTTTTTCGATGCGTATTGCCACATGCTTGGTCAATCCACGCGCATGTTATGAAACTGAGCTCATTTTTAAAGAAACACAGTCAGTTAAAAATATCGCAGTGGTGGGTGCAGGGCCAGCCGGTTTAAGTTTTGCAACCTATGCAGCAGATCGTGGTCATAAAGTCACGCTATTTGAAGCAGCCAATCAAATTGGTGGGCAATTTAATATTGCCAAGACCATTCCGGGTAAGGAAGAGTTCTATGAAACTTTACGTTACTTCAAACGTAAAATTGAACTTCAGCCCAATATCACATTGAAACTCAATCATTTAGTGAATATCGGTGAGCTGAATCAAGCTGAATTTGATGAAGTGGTGGTTGCTTCTGGTGTGACCCCGAGACAACTCGATATTGAAGGGATTGATCACCCTAAAGTATTGTCTTATCTCGACGTTTTAAGGGATCGTCTGCCTGTCGGTCAGCGTGTCGCGATTATTGGTGCAGGCGGAATTGGCTTTGATACTGCAGAATATTTAAGCCATACAGGGGAGAGTGCCAGTTTAAATACCCATAAATTTTATGACGAATGGGGCATCGACACCAGTTATGCCCATGTTGGGGGGGTAAAGGAACCTGTGCTTGAACAGTCTGAACGTGAAATTTATCTGTTACAGCGTAAAGCCAATTCAGTCGGCGCGGGTTTAGGTAAGACCACAGGTTGGATTCACCGTACAGGATTGAAACATCGCAATGTGAATATGATCCCAGGCGCAAGTTATGAAAAAATTGATGATCAAGGTTTACATATTTTGCTTGATGGTCAACCCAAGTTACTTGAAGTGGATCATGTGGTGATTTGTGCAGGACAAGAACCCTTTACCGCAATGTATGAGCAGCTTCAGAGCATGGGTAAAACGGTACATTTGATTGGAGGCGCGTTAGAGGCGGGTGAGCTCGATGCAAAACGTGCGATTCGTCAAGGGGCTGAATTGGCTGCGAAGATATAG
- a CDS encoding YheT family hydrolase, producing the protein MMKFVVNKLNHFVQEIIDQVTGAEKPVLYYDAQGPTQQILKQLPQLYQKYRPTPWLSNNHVHLLYFDLIRKRSIKLNYSKVNQLTMSDGGITAVVWFGYDLPMDTPTIVLMHTITGSPESMRELVKDLHEYTGWRIALCIRRGHAKLPMPIPKMNLFGSTEDLKEQIQFIQTEFPQSGLYGVGTSAGTGLLVRYLGEEGDQTPLKAAFALCPGYNTELGFKNVHPFYSKLMTKKLFNKFIKPYSETWQKTNTLSQVLMSKNLFEFEQTYFEMAGFADYATYSQATNPIYVFENVKIPLMILNAEDDPICSIKNLDPYKAVIQHMPNIIVVTTKKGSHCGYYEGLKVQSWSSKLIADFLQQF; encoded by the coding sequence ATGATGAAATTTGTGGTAAATAAGCTCAATCATTTTGTTCAAGAAATTATTGATCAAGTGACTGGCGCAGAAAAACCTGTACTTTATTACGATGCACAGGGACCGACTCAGCAGATTTTAAAGCAGCTTCCTCAGCTCTACCAAAAATACCGACCTACACCGTGGTTATCCAATAATCATGTGCATTTGCTTTATTTTGATTTAATTCGTAAACGTAGCATCAAACTTAATTATAGCAAAGTCAATCAATTGACCATGTCCGATGGTGGAATTACGGCGGTGGTTTGGTTTGGCTATGATTTACCTATGGACACCCCCACGATTGTGCTTATGCATACCATCACAGGTTCACCTGAGAGTATGCGTGAATTGGTCAAAGATCTGCATGAATATACGGGTTGGCGTATTGCGCTGTGTATCCGCCGTGGACATGCCAAGTTACCCATGCCTATACCGAAAATGAATTTATTTGGATCAACTGAAGATTTGAAAGAGCAAATTCAATTTATTCAAACTGAATTTCCTCAGTCAGGTTTGTATGGGGTGGGCACTTCGGCAGGAACGGGACTGTTGGTGCGTTATTTAGGAGAAGAGGGGGATCAAACCCCACTTAAGGCTGCATTTGCTTTATGCCCTGGATATAACACCGAGCTTGGCTTTAAAAATGTTCACCCTTTTTATAGTAAATTGATGACTAAAAAACTGTTTAATAAATTTATTAAGCCTTATTCTGAAACGTGGCAAAAAACCAATACGCTCTCACAAGTACTCATGTCAAAAAATTTATTTGAGTTTGAGCAGACTTATTTTGAAATGGCTGGTTTCGCAGATTATGCAACTTATAGCCAAGCAACCAATCCAATTTATGTATTTGAAAATGTCAAAATTCCCCTCATGATTTTAAATGCAGAGGACGATCCCATCTGTAGTATTAAAAATTTAGATCCTTATAAGGCTGTGATTCAACATATGCCCAATATCATTGTGGTTACCACGAAAAAGGGCAGTCACTGTGGGTATTATGAGGGTTTAAAAGTACAGTCTTGGTCTTCGAAACTCATTGCAGACTTTTTGCAACAGTTCTAA
- a CDS encoding nuclear transport factor 2 family protein, with product MSIQTTQHSIKRWHSMLDTRDMSILNELLAEDIVFRSPVAFNPYSGKQVVFFILSNVIQIFENFTYHREFYSEDGLNVVLEFSANIGEKKLKGIDMIRFNEQGQMVDFEVMIRPKSGLEALAALMGQRMSQAPQI from the coding sequence ATGAGCATTCAAACCACTCAGCATTCGATTAAACGTTGGCATAGCATGTTAGACACGCGTGACATGTCTATACTCAATGAATTATTGGCAGAGGACATTGTGTTCCGCTCGCCGGTTGCATTTAATCCTTATTCAGGCAAGCAAGTGGTCTTTTTTATTTTAAGCAATGTGATTCAAATCTTTGAAAATTTCACTTATCACCGTGAGTTTTATAGTGAAGATGGTCTAAATGTCGTGCTGGAGTTTTCAGCCAATATTGGTGAGAAAAAACTCAAGGGCATTGACATGATTCGTTTCAATGAACAGGGTCAAATGGTCGACTTTGAAGTGATGATTCGCCCGAAAAGTGGTTTAGAAGCTTTGGCGGCGTTAATGGGGCAACGAATGTCACAAGCACCGCAGATTTAG
- a CDS encoding SIR2 family NAD-dependent protein deacylase, whose protein sequence is MKNMVIFSGAGMSAESGIKTFRDHDGLWENHNIEDVATPEAWAKNPARVQAFYNERRKNILEAKPNPAHEIITQLEHYYDVQVITQNIDDLHERAGSSQVLHLHGNIRLSKSSGPDAQYSTQFYAVSGTDLDLDKDRCPLGYPLRPHVVWFGEAVPAYEDAIKIIRSADIFIVIGSSLSVYPVAGLIHDIAASCQAYYIDPHADHSRVPKQYQCLSMTATEGMNKLAEIFIPA, encoded by the coding sequence ATGAAAAACATGGTGATTTTTTCAGGTGCGGGCATGAGTGCTGAAAGTGGGATCAAGACCTTCCGTGATCATGATGGTCTATGGGAAAACCATAATATTGAAGATGTCGCAACACCTGAAGCTTGGGCAAAAAATCCAGCACGAGTACAAGCTTTTTATAATGAACGCCGCAAAAATATTCTTGAAGCCAAGCCCAATCCTGCCCATGAGATCATTACTCAACTTGAGCACTATTATGACGTGCAGGTCATCACTCAAAACATTGATGATCTGCATGAACGTGCAGGAAGCTCACAGGTGCTGCATTTACATGGCAATATTCGTCTGTCTAAAAGTTCTGGCCCAGATGCACAGTACAGTACTCAGTTTTATGCTGTCTCAGGTACAGACTTAGATCTGGATAAAGACCGCTGTCCTTTGGGCTATCCACTGCGTCCGCATGTGGTCTGGTTCGGTGAAGCTGTTCCTGCTTATGAAGATGCAATTAAAATCATTCGAAGTGCTGATATTTTTATCGTGATTGGCTCAAGTTTAAGTGTTTATCCAGTTGCGGGTCTTATTCACGACATTGCGGCATCTTGCCAAGCTTATTATATTGATCCCCACGCAGATCACAGCCGTGTTCCAAAGCAATATCAATGTTTAAGCATGACCGCCACTGAAGGTATGAACAAGCTCGCAGAAATATTTATCCCTGCCTAG